One part of the Hippoglossus hippoglossus isolate fHipHip1 chromosome 11, fHipHip1.pri, whole genome shotgun sequence genome encodes these proteins:
- the zgc:136493 gene encoding probable 2-ketogluconate reductase encodes MDEEKPWALISEVGEQGYLEEVTDVMKQHFHIVCHRDFSQNPQLYGDKIQAMFVWNAQPAAEPSLLTALPSLKVVANGGVGIDHLDVPYISSLGVKVTNTPGVVSDATADMAMALLLASARRVVEGHQAAVDPKTSHLPLCLMGFEVTGATLGIIGMGDIGYKIARRSKGFDMKILYHNRNRRSVEDERAVGASYRQNMDDLLKESDFVMLAVNLTPETTSLISHREMSLMKPTATLVNISRGLVVDQDALVKALQCGTIGAAALDVTHPEPLPRDHPLLTLPNVLITPHVGTNTYATTRRMVQTMVESAVAAVTGQPIPNEVKPT; translated from the exons ATGGACGAGGAGAAACCGTGGGCTCTGATCTCAGAGGTGGGCGAGCAGGGTTATCTGGAAGAAGTCACCGATGTAATGAAACAGCACTTCCACATCGTCTGCCACAGAGACTTTTCACAGAACCCTCAGCTGTACGGTGATAAAATCCAGGCCATGTTCGTGTGGAACGCTCAACCTGCAGCTGAGCCTTCGCTGCTCACCGCTCTGCCATCGCTGAAGGTGGTCGCCAACGGAGGAGTGGGCATCGACCACCTGGATGTGCCGTACATCTCCAGCCTCGGGGTGAAGGTGACCAACACGCCCGGCGTCGTGAGCGATGCCACCGCTGACATGGCCATGGCTCTGCTGCTGGCATCGGCACGGAGGGTTGTTGAag GTCACCAAGCAGCCGTTGACCCCAAGACGAGCCATTTACCACTATGCTTGATGGGATTTGAAGTCACAGGGGCCACTCTGGGGATCATTGGAATGGGAGACATCGGATACAAAATAGCTCGGAGGAGCAAAGGATTTGACATGAAGATCTTGTATCACAACAGGAACAGAAG GAGCGTTGAGGATGAGCGAGCGGTGGGAGCGAGTTACCGTCAGAACATGGACGACCTGCTGAAGGAGTCGGACTTTGTGATGCTGGCGGTCAACCTGACCCCTGAGACCACCAGCCTGATCAGCCACAGAGAGATGTCCCTCATGAAACCCACGGCGACACTGGTCAACATCAGCAGAG GTCTGGTTGTGGACCAGGACGCTTTGGTGAAAGCTCTGCAGTGTGGGACAATTGGAGCTGCTGCGTTAGACGTGACTCATCCTGAACCTCTACCAAG GGATCATCCTCTACTCACTCTTCCTAACGTGCTGATCACCCCACACGTCGGCACCAACACTTACGCCACAACCAGACGGATGGTGCAGACGATGGTAGAAAGCGCTGTGGCTGCAGTGACAGGACAACCCATCCCCAATGAAGTCAAGCCGACATGA
- the psmg2 gene encoding proteasome assembly chaperone 2 translates to MFISSENSPPSLKDFTLVMPAVAVGNVAQLAVDLMVSTLNMKRVGYIHTDCLIPMAGNNPYSTCREDAEELHTPAEVYTAPELKLAVLQIRAPIIQKKSKKFRQLIVSWIKTSGFSRTVILSSSHAYQRDDQQMKGTPLRYLVTPSLLKVSADALKELGWREMEQLPAFPGLTDANAESRLSIPGGGITKGLYTDSCVEDLPLAVILLFCSEGDNIPDAFTLVNHLNDWLHLLDNPSQEPNKWKIPPSWSLLFGSGIPPAMF, encoded by the exons ATGTTTATCTCCTCAGAaaactctcctccctccctcaaaGATTTCACCCTCGTCATG CCGGCGGTGGCTGTCGGCAACGTGGCTCAGCTGGCGGTGGACCTCATGGTGTCCACTCTCAACATGAAACGAGTGGGCTACATACACACAGACTGTCTGATCCCGATGGCCGGGAACAACCCGTACAGCACCTGCAGAGAGGACGCTGAGGAGCTGCACACCCCCGCAGAAG TTTATACGGCGCCAGAACTGAAGTTGGCGGTTCTTCAGATCAGAGCGCCAATCATTCAG AAAAAATCCAAAAAGTTCCGTCAGTTGATCGTGTCTTGGATCAAAACCAGCGGCTTCTCCCGGACTGTGATTCTGTCCAGCAGCCACGCCTACCAAAGAGACGACCAACAGATGAAagg CACTCCTCTGAGGTACCTGGTCACTCCCTCGCTGCTGAAGGTGAGTGCAGACGCCTTGAAGGAGTTGGGCTGGAGGGAAATGGAGCAGTTGCCGGCGTTCCCTGGACTGACGGACGCCAACGCAGAGTCGCGCCTCAGCATCCCTGGAGGAGGCATCACCAAAGGACTctacacagacag TTGTGTGGAGGATCTTCCACTGGCTGTGATCCTGCTCTTCTGCTCAGAGGGCGACAACATTCCAGACGCTTTCACCCTAGTCAACCACCTCAATGACTGGCTCCACCTGCTGGACAACCCT AGCCAAGAGCCCAACAAATGGAAGATCCCACCGTCCTGGAGTCTTCTTTTTGGCAGCGGCATCCCTCCTGCAATGTTCTAA